A window from Tistrella bauzanensis encodes these proteins:
- a CDS encoding LysR family transcriptional regulator encodes MDWDRVKIFHTVAEAGSFTHASELLNLSQSAISRQISALEESLGVPLFHRHARGLILTEQGELLRNTARDVFAKLSMAEAMLTESRERPKGPLKVTTTVAFGSVWLTPRIHGFVTLHPDVTITLLLDDSELDLGMREADIAIRMSPPRQPDLVKRKLMTIRHGIYASPDYINRSGMPKSPAELDDHKLIVFGEDTAAPIANANWILDVGATAGKPRRPILKVNNIYGILRAVESGLGIASIPDYMVRENGNVVQVLPELEGPQSEVYFVYHEELRHSKRIAVFRDFLIREIEQSLR; translated from the coding sequence ATGGACTGGGACCGGGTCAAGATCTTCCACACCGTCGCCGAGGCCGGCAGCTTCACGCATGCAAGCGAGTTGCTGAACCTCAGCCAGTCGGCCATCAGCCGGCAGATCAGCGCGTTGGAGGAGAGCCTCGGCGTACCGCTGTTCCATCGCCACGCCCGCGGCCTGATTCTGACAGAACAAGGCGAGTTGCTGCGCAACACCGCACGCGACGTCTTCGCCAAACTGTCGATGGCCGAAGCGATGCTGACCGAAAGCCGCGAACGGCCGAAAGGACCGCTGAAGGTGACCACCACGGTCGCCTTCGGTTCGGTCTGGCTGACGCCGCGCATCCACGGCTTCGTCACCCTGCATCCGGACGTCACCATCACCCTGCTGCTCGACGACAGCGAGCTGGATCTGGGGATGCGCGAGGCGGATATCGCGATCCGGATGTCGCCACCCCGCCAGCCGGATCTGGTGAAACGCAAGCTGATGACCATCCGCCACGGCATCTATGCCTCGCCGGATTACATCAACCGGTCGGGCATGCCCAAGTCACCGGCGGAACTGGATGATCACAAGCTGATCGTGTTCGGCGAGGACACGGCGGCCCCGATCGCCAACGCCAACTGGATCCTGGATGTGGGTGCCACGGCCGGCAAGCCGCGGCGGCCGATCCTGAAGGTCAACAACATCTATGGCATTCTGCGTGCCGTGGAAAGCGGACTCGGCATCGCCTCGATCCCCGATTACATGGTGCGCGAGAACGGCAATGTCGTGCAGGTGCTGCCGGAACTGGAAGGCCCGCAATCAGAGGTCTATTTCGTCTATCACGAGGAATTGCGCCATTCCAAGCGCATCGCGGTGTTCCGAGACTTCCTGATCCGCGAGATCGAACAGAGCCTTCGCTGA
- the trxB gene encoding thioredoxin-disulfide reductase, giving the protein MSATHHSKVLILGSGPAGLTAAIYAARAMLEPILVHGLQPGGQMTITTDVENFPGFPDVIQGPWLMEQMQRQAEHVGTRFHHDIIVDIDFSQRPFVARGDSGDIYTGDTVIISTGAQAKWLGLEGEETLKGFGLSACATCDGFFYRNRKVAVVGGGNTAVEEALYLTNHADKVYLIHRRDELRAEKMLQERLFANPKIEMVWNATIDSYLSESAHGGPASVTGARLKNTNDGSLTDLLVDGVFIAIGHAPATSLFADKLELDNDGYLITQADSTRTGVPGVFAAGDVQDKIFRQAVTAAGTGCMAALEAERFLAGTAHHGVEVAAE; this is encoded by the coding sequence CCGCGATCTATGCCGCCCGCGCGATGCTGGAACCGATCCTGGTGCACGGGCTTCAGCCCGGCGGCCAGATGACGATCACAACCGACGTCGAGAACTTTCCGGGCTTTCCGGACGTCATCCAGGGCCCCTGGCTGATGGAGCAGATGCAGCGCCAGGCAGAGCATGTCGGCACCCGGTTTCATCACGACATCATCGTCGACATCGATTTCAGCCAGCGGCCATTCGTGGCCCGCGGCGACAGCGGCGACATCTATACCGGCGACACGGTCATCATCTCCACCGGCGCCCAGGCAAAATGGCTGGGGCTTGAGGGCGAAGAGACCCTGAAAGGTTTCGGCCTGTCGGCCTGCGCCACCTGCGACGGGTTCTTCTATCGCAACCGCAAGGTCGCGGTGGTCGGCGGCGGCAACACCGCCGTCGAAGAGGCCCTGTACCTGACCAACCACGCCGACAAGGTCTATCTGATCCACCGCCGGGACGAGCTGCGCGCCGAGAAGATGCTTCAGGAACGGTTGTTCGCCAACCCGAAGATCGAAATGGTGTGGAACGCCACCATCGACAGCTATCTGTCGGAAAGCGCGCATGGTGGCCCGGCCTCGGTGACCGGCGCGCGGCTGAAGAACACCAATGACGGCAGCCTGACCGACCTGCTGGTCGACGGCGTGTTCATCGCCATCGGCCATGCCCCGGCGACCAGCCTGTTCGCGGACAAACTGGAGCTGGACAATGACGGCTATCTGATCACACAGGCCGACAGCACCCGCACCGGTGTGCCCGGCGTGTTCGCCGCCGGCGACGTTCAGGACAAGATCTTCCGGCAGGCGGTGACCGCTGCCGGCACCGGCTGCATGGCCGCCCTGGAAGCCGAACGCTTCCTGGCCGGCACCGCGCATCACGGCGTGGAAGTGGCGGCCGAATAG